The Dysidea avara chromosome 11, odDysAvar1.4, whole genome shotgun sequence genome includes the window GCCAGACGACGGGTGAAGTCTCCAAAGAAGAACCTTCAACGTTGTATAATGTGATTTTAAGTGTTTACGTATAACCTATATTCTATATTAATCATAGAGCAGGATGTTTTTAATTAGCATAATGTTCTTGCGTTGGCGTGGCCGAGGGCGTGGCTAGCCACTGGCCGGGGAACGTGATCCAATACCGCACTTCTTAGCCTATAAGAGAGGGAGAGAAACCATCAATATTTACGAATAGCAAGGTTGTGTTACAAAATATTATAGCTACCCATTGAGTGAGTCCTCGACGCTGTGACAGTAGAAAACACACGTGACAATAAAGTAACTTGTGTACAACCTATATGGTAGTCTGtcggcgcccgcccctttgcATAGAGTGgtcgggcgccgccagactataTAAATGGCACAATTATAATAATTCAAGCGTAGCTTGCAAAATGCCTCGTATGGATGTAGCAACCAGGAAGAGAGTAATTGTACTGCATAGAGCTGGATATACCCTAGGAACCATTTGGAAACGACTGCAACAAGAAAGGATTAAAGTAACACTCAGAAGCTTGCAGCGGTTGCTGAAAAAATTTAAGAAGCATCACATTATCACCGACTTGCCTCGACAACATAAGTCCCGTAAAATAACCGCAAATATGAGCAAGATGATTGATAGTATGCTACAGGACAATGATGAACTTACTGCTAGACAGATTCGTGAAAAGTTAGAAAAGAAGTTTCCATCTTTGCGAGTTTCTCTAGCTACAGTAAAGCGGTCTCGTAGAGAAAATGGTTGGGTATGTACTCGTCCCCATTATTGCCAGCTGATTCGAGAAGCTAATAAAGCAAAAAGAGTAGCGTGGTGTAAAAAGCAATTAGAAAACTGTGAGCAGTTTGAAGATGTTATCTTCAGTGACGAATGCACAGTTCAATTAGATCACCATGGTAGACTGTGCTTTAGAAAGCAAAACCAAAAGAGGATACTGAAACAACGACCAAAACACCCTGCAAAGGTTCACATTTGGGGTGGCATTTCGGTTAGAGGAGCAACCCAAATTGTTATCTTTACTGGGATTATGAACGCTGTGAGGTATGTACAGCTACATAGCTGTAGATAACAATTGCAGGTATTagttaacataatattatacttgtgCAGGTATCGCAAGGTATTGGAATCATCACTGCTGTTATTTTTGAAAAAGTGCTATCCACGGGGTCATAGACTACAGCAAGATAACGACCCCAAGCACACCAGCAAGTACATTGGAAGGTTTTTTGCAGCTAAGAAGATTAATTGGTGGAAAACGCCTGCAGAATCTCCTGACATTAACCCCATCGAAAATGTATGGGGATCactgaaacagtttttaagaagCTCTTACAAGCCATTAAACCTTGAAGAGTTAAAGGAGGGCATTCAGCAATTTTGGCAGACACTGACTCCAactgtttgtaaaaagtacattGGGCATTTGCATAAAGTGATACCAAGGATTATAGAGGTGGAGGGAAATCCAAGTGGATATTGATACAATTAAGTTCTGTAGAATACttaactacatagctatactttatatacattttttatgCATTGACTTCAGTAATAATTAAGCAGAAATGAATTATTcatgaaaaggaaacagtaatCACTTATTAATTGGGATAACAGTAATCATCTAGATAGTTATTACTAACGTTTCTGAAGTATTCACTGTGGTGGTTGTTGTCTACTAGGTTTGTTTATCAGCCTCCTACAACTTTCATCGATAGAAACGACGCAGGCAGCCCACTCTTTTCTTTCATTTTCATACCCCTGGAGAGGAAAGAACTGGAATGTCAAAGATCGGATATATTGAATCATTTGAGGATTTAACTGTGATTTTCTACCCTTTCCAGACACATTGGATGAGCACCTCACCGAAACAGTGAATAATCTTCTGACTAAGTTGACAGAAAAGTTGCGCCTAGAGCAACTAGTATTGTAAATGGATGTGAGCTCCATGTTTGATAAAGCCGTAGTGGGCATTGGAACTGGTACCATACGGTTAGGGGTAGGAGGGGTCCTCACAGAATTTGGTGTGGGATCTGTAGCATTTGTCCCTTGATCTGGTACCAAACAGGCAGGGGTAGGAGGGTTCCTCACAAAACATTGTACAGAATTTGGTGTCACTGCAATGGGATCCATAGCATTTGTCCCTTGTACTGATACCATACAGGTAGGGGTAGGAGGGGTCCTCACTAAAGGCTGTACAGAATTCGGATTCACTGCAATGGGGTCCGTAGCATTTGTCCCTTGATCAAGTAGTACTCCAGCTGGTACCATACGATTAGGAGTAGGAGGGGTCCTCACAGAATTTGGTGTAATTACCACAGGCACTGTAACATTCGTCCCTTGATCAATTGTAGGGTTGGCTTCAGCAATAGTTGACTCATGACTAGGTGGTATCATATTCTCTTCAGCATTTGGCGGTAGCTCCCCCTGATAAGGCTCTGCAGTGGTAGTAAGTGGACTAAGTGATGACTGGTGACTTGGTGGTATCATAATACACTCTGTTGGGGATGGAACTTGTACACTTGACGAATTGAATCCAACTGATATGGTATCGGTGGGATTGAACATTTTCGTAAGAATAGACGCAAGAGTTTTTTGCGAATCCTCTACTGCTTTTGTCAGCTTCCCAACAGTTGAATTGAGCTCCACTAAAGACTTCTtctataaaaaagaaaaagttTTATGATTTTTTCAGAGACTTAGCTACTTAAACTGAACTACATTAGTGTGCCAATATTATAAGTTGTGTCATGATTTATGCTTTTAATTAATATTAGTGAATGGGTGAGtctatacaaaaattattaatgCATGTAGAGAATCAAATATATGCAATAAGAAGGTAGTCATGACTGTACTttacatacaaaaaaaatttgttaGCTTCTGCTTTTTTCTGTATTTGTTCTAAGCACTGATGTTGTTCAGGATGACATCAGTGAaatttattgtagctatatgcataCTTTTGATTCCCCACAAGCATTAGCACAAGTATGTATTTCTTACCTGTTCAGTGCTTTCAATTTTTAATTCCTTCTTTAGCTCATGAATATCTAATTCCTGCtggaaaaaattaaaattaacaaCGGTAACTAAAGTAACTATGTAAATGGAAGCATTTTAGGACTACTCAAATTTTCCACAGTTATAGTTAGAACGAGCCGACAAGGTTTCTACGTGATTTAATGACCTGATTTATGGGTAGTTGAGCCCACATCATCAGAGGGGCACTAAATCATAGAAACTGAAGTCGGCCCATTTTAAGTAGTTTAGAAAGTTTCTCTGAGCGTAGCAGGCAAAGAAAGATTGAGAGAAAGTGGCACTAAGGGTACTCGAATCGAGATTTTTTCGAGGTGTCAACACCATACCATAGTAGCTACTATGCCTAGAAGAACGGCGCCAATGATGATTGTCTAGTGTAGAAAGTAAGCTATAACAAGTGGCAAAATGGCTGTTAGCATTATGAGATATCTGTTAAGTTTGTTAATCGGCAGCGCCACACTAACATCGCattgtgcccagttatactgaaGTGGTGTGTTGGCTAGCCAGTATTGTAAGCCTTTAGAAACTTCTGATCGAGTGAAGTGAGTACAGGAGAGTAAAAGAAAGTAGCAAACTCTGTAGCTGTAGTTGTCAGAGTCGAGTTGCTGATAGTAAGTGTCAGCCACGCCACCATGTGGCAATAGAACGATCAGCCCAAATATTGTGTGTCTTGTCCATAAAGTAAGCTAACAGTGAAGGTACTGTGTATTTGGCTTTTGCCGacttttgtttgatgaatgtagtaaacaaccactggcgagaccacaggttactaagtGGTTAGTAACCCCATCgcaggtttctattggatttagtaaccttATTAAGCATCTAGAGAAATTATACGTAATTTTCTAAGGGAGAATAAGTTATACATCCATGATGTTTAGCGTATGACTGGTTATGCAAGTCTTGCACCTATCATACTGAGTAATAAAGTTAGCTCAAACTATTATATTATTAGCCAAGTATTCAAGTGAGTTTCAAATATACTAATAATCCTAATGCTAATAGAGCTACGTTTATGATAGATATAATAGTAAAGTACCTCAGGTTGCACAGCTATCACAGATTTTCAAGATCCATGCTATAAAATGCCACGTTTCGTGTGACTTACTGCCAACTAAAATGGTTACAAGACAGTAGTCAGCATCCATAATTTCACATGTTATGCTGCTGTGCAACATAAGGAACCAAGAACTGCACAACTTGAAAGGGCTATACATAGTATACATTTTGAAGTACACACCTGTCTACCACCAGTGTAGTGGTGCACGGAACGGTCACGCTCACGATCACTCGAATCCATAGCCATCGGTACCACAATTTCCTATGtaaaattacaataattaaaTGACCAAGTTTTCCAATGCTAGTACACAGTACATACTTTGTTCACTGCTCCAAAAGAATCTCTCGTATGCTGtaattaaataaattaaaacaaATTTAATGTAAGAATTTACATAGACCATCTCAAGCAAACAACAACATAGGTTGCAGATTTCTTTTATCGTCTGATCTGTACATTGACTATGCTGAAAATACACTACTGGGTCAACAGTACCATACAAATTAGCATATTAACTTTTTCTCAGAGCACTAGTTATTCATTTATTCCTTTTTAAGTGTTGAACGTGTATCGGTACACCTAAGATGGCTTTTGCTGGGGGCAATAATTTAGTACATGAACTTGAGCAATTTTCTTGTTTGACACACTGCCCTGGTAGTCAGATAATTCAACATCAACAGTTTCCTACAACAATCATTCATCATCACTAGACAAAGCAGTGGTGATAGATTTTTTTGACTATACAGTATTGTGCATCAAAGTGAATCCATCCAATAATTGATGGTACACAAGAAACAAAACACTAGGCACAAAAAGGCTACAAAATCTGACTGAAACACAGTGTCAGCCTATACAATCAACCAACTCTGCGAAGCCCAAAACTACACAATTACACAATGTAAGTATGGTTATTACAAACCCACTGCTAGATAACAGCTAAGAAAACTGTGCTTTTAAAGAAAAGTACCCACTTCAATATCATCTTCACTGTATTCATCATCAACATTTTTGTGCTGATCTATGATCTAGAGGATACATTAATTAACAATTGTACATatatttaaagcacttacaATGTCATTCCAAGTATCCAAATCATCTGATGTCAtctataaaatacaaaaatacagtactttTTAGCACGGTAATGTATTTACACATACTTCAATTTCATTCATGGGAATTTCTTGTATGGGAGCTTCACCAACCTTTAAAATAAAATCATCATCATCCTGCTATATAAGATATATTTTAGTAATGAATATGTGTCAGATCTTGGTACTATGTATACTCACTTGCTTTGCTTTCTTTGATCGCTGCTTTTGTTTGCCTTTCTTTGTAGTTTCCTAGAAAACAAGCATCAAACTTGGTCACATAATAAGAAATGGATACATTTTTGGTCTTCTGTGGTTGTTGCTTGCCCATTCTCCCGGCCTCCTGAAAgattttataaatcatgcacaataaaCATAAAACACCTGCACATACATTGTCatgtttcatgcttttatcttCATTGTTGTTTACCTAAAGGGAACAATAACAAATTATTGAAGCAACTATATATATGTTAAACTTGCACATGAAGCACATTCATACTTGTATcagttttctttttcttcttcttttcgttttctttcttcctatttCTTCACTCATACTTTGAGCTTCATTAGTCTATGATTGATCTActataatgaaattttcaaaTGGACATATACCTACATCAATCAATTTCCTTCCTACAACAGCTTTCTCCTTTGTGACGTTCTGTTTAACTCCTCTGTTCTCCTTTTCTTCATCATTCAGCAATTCGTCTTCTTTTTTATTGCAACAATCTTTTGATCCTACAACAGAGAATataacacaacaataatatgaaCTGCATGGCTTGGTCTCTTGTTCATTTCTTTTATAGCATATGGGCAGATTGTGGTAGGAACTTGTAAGACAATTTAATAATACACTCCTATCAATTATCCAAGCTCTATATtggctgtatatcaatggtgcATGAATTTGTGAGAGTTACGTAAATCTTAGCTTTGCATTTCACAGACATACACATTTATTAGGTGCTCACAGTGTTTCTGTTAGAATGCACGACATGATACATAGGTACAGAAAAATAGAATTGATCAGTCACTATAGGAAACCACATTTTCCAGGTTAGGTTATCCCATTTGCATCCATGAAACTGCAAATTGTGAATATAGATGTAGCTTATGCGGTATAACAACAACCCCTTAGTGGACCAGTGGTCCACTACACAAATCCATTCATAAATGAATTAAAGACCTTCTGACACCCGTGATGGAAGTATATTTACCTGCCATAACAAAAGTAGCTGGGTACAAAACTCCATCGTCCCACAGCACAATACAACTATCTCCTTCAGATAGCTTTTTAATATCTGATTGTATCCGAAAATCTTCTACAACAGACGTACACCCCTCCTCCTCATCAAATCGAACAACAGCATGATCACATGCAtctacagtaaaacaattgatcaatatgtacaaaatattgcCAACAAACAGGTTCTCACAGGTGCATGTTTATGTGTGTAAGTATATATCTCATGCAAGTTCTGATACTGCTATGGATTATTGACCTATTACTGAGTGATCAAGCAAGTAGACACTAGACCAGAACATAAATTTCACAAATCACTGCAGATAATCATTGATATGTGGTAGCTTTGAGTTGACCAGTGAATTTTCAAGGTCCAGGATGCCACCAGATAGTACTCCCACAACATTATTTACAGCCAGTTTATACACCATAAACCACTAATTGCCCATAATTTGTGGTATATGTTTATCTAATTTCAAATGACCATGGTTCTTTTTTGGAAATTTAATGTTAAAGTGCAAAAAGACATCATGGATTATACAGGTTGTACGTAATAGTAAATCCAGCTACTACATGTACCTACATGTTCAGTGTAGGTGCTGTGTTCAATAAAAGATACAatttattactgtaacagttCACACACAAATGCCATGTAACTTACATACCACTCACCATATCAACCAGAAGGCATACAATTGACCACAAATTACAACCACCTAGTGGTTTTCTGTATAAGGTAGTATTGACTAGAGAAGTAGTTCTTTGGCTTTGGTACCAAGTACATGTACTGTTCTAAGCTTCTGTACGATATAAATGAAGTTTCAGTGCTTGGTGTTTCCTAAGAAGTtagtcaattttggcaatttgtCAGGCAGCCATGGTACAGTGAAGATATGGACACAATGCAGTTCAGCAAACTCATTACAGAGATGTGCTAATACAGCATGACCAGTAGCAAAGTACTATATAGAATTATAAGAAATGTCTATGACTTGTGTAGGCCTCTAAAAGCACACTTTGAATTTTACAgagtataaaattatttttgaaaTATATTGCATTCAGTCATGGGTTAAGTTAATTTCATTAGTCAGGAAAGTTTAATTAGGTGGGTTCAAACTAAACAAACACAGATGTTCCTCCTTAAACCAGAAGCCTGTAAACACAAAATGCTAATCCCTGTCAAACTTACCACTAATTGATATAGCAATTTGTGGTGCATAATCCAGGGTCAACAGAATTATACTCTGAGCCAACTTTAAATATGCTATAAAGCACAAACAAAAGAGCTGGGTGGATCTGACTGAGTTATCTTTAGGTCTAATGTTTTTGTTTGATAACTAGCATTGTATTCGTTGTGTCATTGAGCCAAAAATAATGATGAAGACATGCCATCCTATAATGTCAGCGTACTACATAATAAAACATGAAAgtctttatgtacagtatgaaaCCACTTATGAAATTAGATAAAACTGACACTACAGAATGCAATGTTACTGTATAACCAAGTTTAACAAGTAGAATGCTTGTGTAGCTTCCCAAACAATACCAGAGACAGGTTGGCGGAGGATATGTCTAGTACTAATGAATGAATGGGTGAGTAACACATGAATTTCGTTAACTTATGAAATCACTGTGACCAAGAAGAGGCTCCACTGAAAAGCTTTTGTGCCTACACCTTCCTCCACTGTAAAAACACTGTGCCTTCAAAATCCCAGTACGTACTAAACAGCACTGGTACTAGTGTGCAGAAAGCTTATTAAATTAGAAAATAAACTACCATAAGGATATGGATGCAAGAGGTCTTGGAGCTCAAACTATTCCTGAACATAATATCATGCGTGtgctacaaaacaaaataaacaATTATAGGCCAATTGCAAAGTTATGCAACTCTGTTGTGCCTTGTGTGATGCTATGAGATTCTAATCAATACCACAATTTTGAATCTAACAGTATTAGTATGCTTTTCAAAGATGACACTGAGTAGCTACATTATTAAAAACCACTATAATGTGGGTGGTAAGTACAGTGAATTGAAAAAGAATATAGTAAATGTTTGTCCAAGACATATTTTTGCCATGCTATGTCATAAGAAACCATGAAAgtctttatgtacagtatgaagCCACTCATAAAATTTAACAAAAAATTATGTGATTGGCTTCCTAAACAATACCAGAGACAGGTTGGCAGAGGTTATGTCTATAGTACTAAGTAATGAATAGGTGAGTGGAATTTGTAAACACATGAATTTCAATAGTCAATAGTCTgatgtacttatttggatgtaaaaaaatattggacttttaaaaattttattctaccattccagtagtccattccactgtttatacactcccattaaaatgtttaacagTCATTCATTATCCTTTAACCATATTACAACTCTTATACCATTCATGCATGCTTATACCACAGACTTGTCAGTTAGGCATGTTCCTGAGCTTTTTAACCAAGCAAGCAGTATGCTACCTATATACCAACAGTAGCTAATAGCTTTGACCAGATGAGGTAACCAATCCATGTACAGCATCACTTCCTTCAACCTAACCTTGTTGTAGCATGCAAAGGAAGTTGGAATAAACTACCCATAACATGCAGCATACAGTGCACTAGAAGTTTCAAACAACCTTTCTAATGAGCACAAAACAGCAAGTTGGCATTGTGCTACTTCTAGAGAAGGCAAATGTTTAGCTAGATAAGTACATTATGGCTATAAAATATTGTGCATCCATAAGCGGGCAGCTCGATGGATCTGCGGGAGTCGCTCGTGTCCATCTACCAGCTCTTGGACTATCTCCTCGAACGATTGTTGCTCTCAACTTCACCGTCCTTCTCTGCAGTCAAGACGAAGTTTCCTTTCAGTCAGTTTCCTCAATGACAAAAAACCATCAGCAAACACCTATTGCATTTAATAGTCACTGTTAATTAATTCAatagcatctaccagaagtcaccaTCTTTCACTAGTCCCTCCATTGACTCTAGGAGATATTCATTTTTTGTCAACACTACTTTCCTCTGGAACACTGTACCATTACTAATCGTTGAAGACAGTAATCGAAAGTCTTTCCAGCATCTccttataattacttatgtgtcaaTTAATTTCTGTATCACTGTTTTGAGCATTGTTTAGCTAACTGTGGgtctatatacatatgtatgtatgtatgcttgtttTTGTAGGAAGACACATTGTACAAGCTttaccttttgtgtatgccttcctttatgataataataataataataagtatgaATAtaataaccaagtaataataataagtgacgCCATTAATAATaagtatgaatataattatttttggtAATTAGTTACAATGGTATGGCCTCCAAATAAGTTTAATCTGCCATAACTTATGCATAGTAGCTATCTTCACAAGAAATGTACTTCACGACAGTTTCATAGTGTCTATCGTATTTTCTCATGTAAATTCTTTAGAGAAAGGCTCGAAGCTACTCTACATATTCGTTCGCGCAAGTATAGGCCACGCCCCTTTTACCTCGAACGTCAGTACGAAGCTATAGACACGGCGTTTTCAGCCCATTGTGAAAAGCACCCATAACATTTCAGGAGCTCGTTTCACACGGGTTCAAAGTTGGCACGAATAAACCTCAAAGCGAAAGCTTATACCTAGTTATATAACCTAGAACTGCTATACTGGCGCTGCATGCATAGCTATTACTGGCGCTGCATGCATAGCTATAGTCTTCATTCCTCTCATACTGTAGCATAGCTAAGCCACTTTGCTAACTTGGATGCGCAAATACAAACCAAAAGCTACAAACACACTCAAACGTTTTTGGAACACGACGGTAAACGCCCCTGGTAAACTACTTTTAAAAAGACCTGGCGCGTCCGTTCAACTCGCGCTCTAGCTATAACCGTAGAACTACTTACCATAAAACAAAAGGCGACGTCTGGCTAGCGTCACTTGGTTTGCTTAACAGCTGGTGCAAATCAATGCGAAAAACAGCTAGATCAATGCCCACCAGCCAGTATTGGTTGGCTAGCTACTTAGCGTTAGCTAAGCATGTACGACCAAAAAAgcagttagctagctaaatataatACAGCAGTAATTAATAACAAACCTTTGCTCGCGAGCGCCATTGCACGCCTCGGCCTTAAGGATGCCATCTCCTTTCGAGTAACTTCGAGTAACTTCGAGTAGACTGTGAATTGTCAAGTAGCTAGGCTCTACAGGGGGGTGCCAAATATCGTTAATTGTCAGCTGTCTGCGACGAATGGTTGAAAAGACGGTACCAGCCAGTTGTTGATGTCTCGAACGACTGTTCCACGGGATTGAAAGTTTAACACCAGGTGAATCCCGTAAAGTATGCATGAAATCATCACCACAGAATGTTTATCAGTGTATACCTCTTAATGGCAATGGATTTCTATCGCTTCCGTTGAAGGGCTAGCAGTATTCCATATCGTGTTTTGGTATACGTACCTGCGCATGGCGAACTCTCGAGGTAGCTTGGGAGTGCTTGCACGTTACGGTAGCGTGATCACGCGCGTACTCCAATGCACGATGTAATGGACTCCAGAGCAAGTGCGACGTTGGCTTAGAGCGGTACCGTAGTTAATGCACTATACCAGAGCACTACACCATGAAAAGCTTATGACAGCCATGCCATCAAAGTTAAATCGTGAATGTAatatgaaagtcatttcatgaTTTGTTTCATAGGCCATGAAATGCATATGCATATTAGAATTTCATGGCACTAGAGATTTTgtgggtgcagtacccatgaaaaATGGGAAAAACCATGGGATCTTTCACAAGTAGAGGCACAACAACTTCATATGCTCATCTGATAGTGTTCAATAGGAAATAGACTGCAGGGAATCAAAACTTTGAGTATGCAAGAATACAAGTGATACAGGCAGATTGATCGATTCAGTTTACCTCGATGTTTACTCCATACAACCGCCGGGTGCACTATCATGGTTTATTAGTAGTACATCATCATATTGATATCACATACCAGCAGTATAATCCATTCGTTGACCTTTCAGGTGAGATTCCAGCTCGGATACAACAGTGTTAATTCCACCGTCACAGCTCAGCTGCAGCCGAGTCACCGGATCTCTTGTATAAATCCATTGGCGATGACGAAATGGACCTGCGGTCGTAACTCGCTACAATAATCTTTTGCAAGAGTAGTTCCCCTCTCGTAGACAACGAATAACAGCACTGGGAACGGCTGTCGTCTCAGCCGTATCTACGCGCTCACTTACGTAATAACTCACGTGACCATAACGAGGATTGTCGAACGGTTGTtatgcgcgttgccaatcctttgtaAGTATAGTATCTGTGATGTCAGGGGggtgtattatctatgatgccaGCATAGACTACTTCGGACTTCGCTAGAGATGGTAAGCAGGGTATACCAACATATATGACAGTAGTTTCGTGAGTTGCTAGATACACTACACTGTAAACCAGAAAGTAAAATACGAGTGGGAGGGGGGGAGAAGGAATGCAAGGTGCTGACCCGTAGTAATATGGTAGATCTGTAGCTGCAGTCAAAGGCTAAGGCTGCTAAGTTTGTGCTACAGTCAAGGATGAAgtctgaaacccacaattgaaaagtgCTTAATTACTTGAAGTTCCACATTGGGGAAAATTTTGACTGGACAATAGTCTGATGGCAGTTGCAGATATTCCTGTGTCTATGTGACACCCCTGTTAGGAAATGTTCATAGCTTTATAAAGTGTGTATGCTAGAATGCAACCTTGCTTATACAATGGAGCGTAACTACTAACTCactattacaatgtggtctttgtatgggAAGCAGTGACCAAACTGAGgcatatacttcatgacctcattaataagaccatcacATTGTATAGTGATTGCACTGTAGGTCCAGAAGGTAGCTAAGATGCACATTAGCAAGACCACGTAATTGTATCCTGGTGGTTCCCGATACAAGgaactagggctgaaacgatcatggatttttagtattcgagtactctctagcaTTAATGATCGAGTAATCGCGAATGCTTACCATACCTATATTGAAACATATCATATACAGTTTAAAGCTTTTAAGTAACAGCGATGATAAATACGCTGTATTAAAGTACCCAGTAAGTGTTCCTGACAACCAAAATGCTTCAATCAAACTCCACACCGTCACTGCCAGAtaacaaatacatcatgtgagctcataaatattggatcacatgatctcaacgAGTACTCCAATACTAATTTTACTATCCGAATTCTAACACTGCTTGAAGAGGGCTGTTTTACCCAAAATTTACTATGTAGTAAACTAATAGGTCT containing:
- the LOC136237886 gene encoding uncharacterized protein isoform X3, whose translation is MASLRPRRAMALASKDACDHAVVRFDEEEGCTSVVEDFRIQSDIKKLSEGDSCIVLWDDGVLYPATFVMAGSKDCCNKKEDELLNDEEKENRGVKQNVTKEKAVVGRKLIDTNEAQSMSEEIGRKKTKRRRKRKLIQVNNNEDKSMKHDNEAGRMGKQQPQKTKNETTKKGKQKQRSKKAKQDDDDFILKVGEAPIQEIPMNEIEMTSDDLDTWNDIIIDQHKNVDDEYSEDDIEHTRDSFGAVNKEIVVPMAMDSSDRERDRSVHHYTGGRQQELDIHELKKELKIESTEQKKSLVELNSTVGKLTKAVEDSQKTLASILTKMFNPTDTISVGFNSSSVQVPSPTECIMIPPSHQSSLSPLTTTAEPYQGELPPNAEENMIPPSHESTIAEANPTIDQGTNVTVPVVITPNSVRTPPTPNRMVPAGVLLDQGTNATDPIAVNPNSVQPLVRTPPTPTCMVSVQGTNAMDPIAVTPNSVQCFVRNPPTPACLVPDQGTNATDPTPNSVRTPPTPNRMVPVPMPTTALSNMELTSIYNTSCSRRNFSVNLVRRLFTVSVRCSSNVSGKGRKSQLNPQMIQYIRSLTFQFFPLQGYENERKEWAACVVSIDESCRRLINKPSRQQPPQ
- the LOC136237886 gene encoding uncharacterized protein isoform X6, with translation MASLRPRRAMALASKDACDHAVVRFDEEEGCTSVVEDFRIQSDIKKLSEGDSCIVLWDDGVLYPATFVMAGSKDCCNKKEDELLNDEEKENRGVKQNVTKEKAVVGRKLIDTNEAQSMSEEIGRKKTKRRRKRKLIQVNNNEDKSMKHDNEAGRMGKQQPQKTKNETTKKGKQKQRSKKAKQQDDDDFILKMTSDDLDTWNDIIIDQHKNVDDEYSEDDIEHTRDSFGAVNKEIVVPMAMDSSDRERDRSVHHYTGGRQQELDIHELKKELKIESTEQKKSLVELNSTVGKLTKAVEDSQKTLASILTKMFNPTDTISVGFNSSSVQVPSPTECIMIPPSHQSSLSPLTTTAEPYQGELPPNAEENMIPPSHESTIAEANPTIDQGTNVTVPVVITPNSVRTPPTPNRMVPAGVLLDQGTNATDPIAVNPNSVQPLVRTPPTPTCMVSVQGTNAMDPIAVTPNSVQCFVRNPPTPACLVPDQGTNATDPTPNSVRTPPTPNRMVPVPMPTTALSNMELTSIYNTSCSRRNFSVNLVRRLFTVSVRCSSNVSGKGRKSQLNPQMIQYIRSLTFQFFPLQGYENERKEWAACVVSIDESCRRLINKPSRQQPPQ
- the LOC136237886 gene encoding uncharacterized protein isoform X4, which gives rise to MASLRPRRAMALASKDACDHAVVRFDEEEGCTSVVEDFRIQSDIKKLSEGDSCIVLWDDGVLYPATFVMAGSKDCCNKKEDELLNDEEKENRGVKQNVTKEKAVVGRKLIDTNEAQSMSEEIGRKKTKRRRKRKLIQVNNNEDKSMKHDNEAGRMGKQQPQKTKNETTKKGKQKQRSKKAKQVGEAPIQEIPMNEIEMTSDDLDTWNDIIIDQHKNVDDEYSEDDIEHTRDSFGAVNKEIVVPMAMDSSDRERDRSVHHYTGGRQQELDIHELKKELKIESTEQKKSLVELNSTVGKLTKAVEDSQKTLASILTKMFNPTDTISVGFNSSSVQVPSPTECIMIPPSHQSSLSPLTTTAEPYQGELPPNAEENMIPPSHESTIAEANPTIDQGTNVTVPVVITPNSVRTPPTPNRMVPAGVLLDQGTNATDPIAVNPNSVQPLVRTPPTPTCMVSVQGTNAMDPIAVTPNSVQCFVRNPPTPACLVPDQGTNATDPTPNSVRTPPTPNRMVPVPMPTTALSNMELTSIYNTSCSRRNFSVNLVRRLFTVSVRCSSNVSGKGRKSQLNPQMIQYIRSLTFQFFPLQGYENERKEWAACVVSIDESCRRLINKPSRQQPPQ
- the LOC136237886 gene encoding uncharacterized protein isoform X7, with the protein product MASLRPRRAMALASKDACDHAVVRFDEEEGCTSVVEDFRIQSDIKKLSEGDSCIVLWDDGVLYPATFVMAGSKDCCNKKEDELLNDEEKENRGVKQNVTKEKAVVGRKLIDTNEAQSMSEEIGRKKTKRRRKRKLIQVNNNEDKSMKHDNEAGRMGKQQPQKTKNETTKKGKQKQRSKKAKQDDDDFILKMTSDDLDTWNDIIIDQHKNVDDEYSEDDIEHTRDSFGAVNKEIVVPMAMDSSDRERDRSVHHYTGGRQQELDIHELKKELKIESTEQKKSLVELNSTVGKLTKAVEDSQKTLASILTKMFNPTDTISVGFNSSSVQVPSPTECIMIPPSHQSSLSPLTTTAEPYQGELPPNAEENMIPPSHESTIAEANPTIDQGTNVTVPVVITPNSVRTPPTPNRMVPAGVLLDQGTNATDPIAVNPNSVQPLVRTPPTPTCMVSVQGTNAMDPIAVTPNSVQCFVRNPPTPACLVPDQGTNATDPTPNSVRTPPTPNRMVPVPMPTTALSNMELTSIYNTSCSRRNFSVNLVRRLFTVSVRCSSNVSGKGRKSQLNPQMIQYIRSLTFQFFPLQGYENERKEWAACVVSIDESCRRLINKPSRQQPPQ